The following nucleotide sequence is from Corylus avellana chromosome ca7, CavTom2PMs-1.0.
tatttcACCTTCATCACTCTTTAGAACAGGAAGAGCAACCAATAATGAGCATTTAGTAGTTCCCAAAATCACAAATCAAGCAAAGCTTTCAAACTTTAtattaacatgaaattaaaaagaagagaaacatAAGCATACCGGTATTGGGCGTACTCCAAGCGCACCGTTTCTTGCTTTCTAAGCAACCCCACCACCGACTCTCTCGACCTTCTCAGCCTGTTCAGTCTTCCACCCAGATTGCCTCCGCCTCACCCCAGCATCCCCACTCAACGACGACGTATCGGCGGTAGACGGCGACGACGACGCGGTCATTGAATCCTTCCGACCCAGTACAGACGGCGCCGTTTCGCGTTTCGGAGAATTGAGTACAGGAATCGGACCAATCGGTTGCGGGGACGGTGCTGTCGATTTCTTTGTGCTTGGTATCGGATTTCTTCATGGGTTTTCGGGGATCGGTGGGCCGGGCCTTGTTCCCGGTGGGCTAAGGGCCGGCCGAGACTCGGACTCGGCAATGTTCATCGACCGTACCCGCGATGGGCCCGACATTTCCAGCTGAGAGTGTGTAGTTTCTCTGGATGCGCAGAGGAAAATTTGAGTGAAGATTTTTGACTGAGAAAAAAACGAATATCAGAGACGGAAATAAAGTGAGAAAAAGCTTCTCAGTAACCAATCCAACTTTGCCACGTCATTTCATGAActtcattaattaaataataagagTTATTGCTGATTCATATCATccaatgaagtggaggtcaccagttcgaatccccctcccccctcttatgcggatatgtcaaaaaactcttattatttaattaaaaacttttttttttgtacaaatgATTAAATTAGTCAATATAGTTTGATTAGACAGTAGATGTCGCAActttttttataagcttaaattgatagaaagaggtaaataaAGTCAATGTtagaaagaagtaaatttagtcacttaatcaatactttaacattcaTGTGTGAACTTAAACTCCTTTTTAATGCGTGAGGCTCAACATTGGGATGAACTAatagagtcaaggttcgatctcataAATTtggctatgataccatgttaaataaccagttatctcaaaaacttaaactgataaaaaaatataaatttaatcacttaattaatacctTTAACATCCATCTTCAAGCATTCTCTTTGTTCTAACGATGTGAGATTGATAGTTGAGAATGCTAAGTAGTATTTTTCATTGCTCTTTGAATGTAATGTGATATTAAagtgaaattatttttgaatattttgtgtattgagttatttgttagtaaaattctaaaaaagacTTAGCAAATTACcccaaaaattataaaaaagaaaaagaatttggtGGCCCACTTATCCAACTACCATCCACACACTCATATGCCTTAACAATAAAACCAGAAACTGAACCAGAAGAAGCGCTCAGTCCTCATCCATGGCTACAACTTCTCTAATCCCCAAAGTACCCCTATCACCCTTTCTCACAAACCCAGCTTCATTTCCCTCACTCCACTCCACCAAACTCTCTTTCCTGCACCCACCAGACCACCCTCATTGCGGCAAGAGACCAATCAGCAGCCTCAACGCCCAACACAAGAAGAAGAACTCCTGGCTCGACCCGTTCGACGACGGAGAGGACCCGGAGATGGAGTACGGCGGATTGTTCAACGACGGGAAGCAAGAAGAGGACGATCGGCCGCCGGATAACCCCAACAGCCCCTACGGGTTCCTGAAGTTCCCGGCGGGTTACAACGTGGAAATCGCGTCCTTGGCGTTGAAAGTTAGAGGCGACGTGAGGAGGTGCTGCTGCATGGTCTCCGGCGGCGTGTATGAGAATTTGCTCTTCTTTCCGGCGATTCAGCTGATCAAGGACAGGTACCCGGGTGTTCAGGTGGACGTGTTGGCGTCGGCCAGAGGGAAGCAGGCGTATGAAATGAACAAGAATGTGAGGTGGGCTAATGTTTATGATCCTGATGACGATTACCCCGAGCCAGCCGAGTATACCGACATGGTTGGACTTCTTAAGGTCGGTGGCTCCCATATCTTGAagtctatttcatttgaatctTACTCGGTTAGTTATAAGAAGAGTAAAAAATAACCCTCCAATATAACTAGCGGGATATTATTCTTACTTAATAAAAAACGTAATAAAAAATGACTAATTTAGTATTGTACTTTACAAGCGAAACCAATCAAAAAATGACACTTGGCACACATGcctcattaaaatttaaaagaaaatttaaaactatGGCTAAGGCCTAAGGGGGGTGGAAACCACTCCCATCCCAGCTGTAAGAGTAGTTTGGCCATCCTAAACGGCAATAGGAAATGGCTTGACCActctaaacttttttttgaagtattatttttatttttgtttttgttattttgttatttttatttttatttttttttctaaaagaaaattaatgaagCATATGAGCCAAGTGTCATTTTCTTATTGGTTTGGCGTGTCTACATGTTTACATGTTAAAATTATGGATGGAAGTGGATAGAAGTAATATCTTGATGCTTAGGCTCAAACAAGTACTATTTACAACACTTTTGAAACTAaagctccgtttacttcgataTAAAATGcttttaagaaaatgatttttcgcattttacggtgtttatttcgacgtaaaatagtggtcaacggaaaatatttttcttttgaccgaaaattcttctttaattttcggaaaatgattttcagttttgaaaaccataaaccaaTTTCCAattatgagcatctcattcttaaatcgacaGACTTTGCCAACACCCGCCCAGAATCTCGCCGAGACTTGTTTGGGACCCGACCTGGACCTGTCCGGAACCTGCTcgagacccgcccaggacttgaccgggagtTGCTCAGGACTCGCCCGGAACTTGACTAAGACTCGCCctggacccgcccgggacttgacttgGACCTGCCTGGGTCCCCCTAGGACCCGCTTGAGACTTGCCCGGAACCTGCctgagacttgaccgagaccccgttgagacttgactaggacccattcgggacttgcccgggacctgactgggacttgcctgggacctaactcggacccgcccgggacttgattggacctgcccgggacttgacaatgacccgctcgggacttgactaggacctacctgggacttgaccaggactagACCAGGACTCGCTCAGGACTTGACCGGCACCCTCCcgggacttgcctaggaccccgccgggaccagcccgggacttgcccgagacccgcctgggacttgactgaACCTGCCAGGGACTTGCTAAGGACCCACCTGGGACCTAAtcgggacctgctcgggactcgACTGGGACCcacctaggacttgaccgggactaaACTTGGACCCGCCCAGGGCTTGCCCTGGACCCGCCTATGACCCACTCGGGACTTGCCGGGGACGCTGTCGGGACCTActcgagacttgactgggactccACCGGGACTCGCCCGGAACCTGATCAGGACCCACTCGGGACTTAACTAGGACTCACCCGAGACTGGACTAGGATTCACCTAGGttttgaccgggacctgcctgggaccccaTTTGGACTGGCCTAAGACTTGCCCGAAACTTGCTTGGGGCCCTACCGGGATTGGACTAGGACTTGCCCGgttgggtcccggtcaagtccaggCAAGGTCTTGAGTAGGTCCCGAGCGAGTCCACGAAAactcctgggcgggtcccggtcaagtctcgatggggtctcgggcaagtcccaggcgggtttGGGTGAGGTCTTGGTCACGTCCCGGACAGGTCCctgtcaagtcccgggcgggtccagATCAAGTCCTGGGCATGTCCCAGGCAGATGTCGgtggggtcccgggcaagtcccgggcgggtcccagtcaagtcttgGGTAGGTGCGGGTGAGGTCCCGAGCAACTTCCAGTGGGGTCCCAAACAAGTCTTggcggggaccttattggaaaaaaaaaatattaaaaaaaattattttccgtgcgCACGATAAGCGCCATAAAATGTTGTtgacaaaaaacattttcagggaaaatggctttcctaaaaatattttccgacgaaaaccattttacgtcaaaTTAAACGGAACTTTGGGTGCATTTGGAATTatgatttcatagacaaaaagtgtgattttaaaccaaatcgtaaaAAATAAACTGTTTAGGATTGcatttttacaaaattacaagttaaaaaagtagaaaatctgtgttttcaaatcgcagttaagaagatgttttttttgaaaacgtacagttttaaaggctaaactacaattttaaaggtctaattgtgtttttaaaaatcacgttttcaaattacatatttCAAAATCgtattttttgaaatcgcaaactcaAACCGACGTAAAGGGTAGCCATTTGATATTAGACTTTTACCACAGTTACCTCAAAGGCATTTTAACCCACATTAACACTTAAACAGGGCGTTTGacaaacttccaaaaaaaaaaaaaaaatactagatcAACTTGGTTTTAAATCATTTGTGAACAGAAAATCAACTCATTTCTTGAATATGCAATATTTCTAATACTATACTTATTTTCAAAAGCTTTTGCTCTCTTCGGTGATTTCTTGATAATCATGTAAGAAAAATAATCAgcaaatctattttttttttcttctgcaaaTGATGCAATTTATAAGCTTTTACACAGTAGCTATAGTTTCTCTTTGCAACTTTATGTATAACAAGTGATTATTCAGGTGGGTTTCAATTGTTGCTGCAGAATAGGTACTATGACATGGTGTTGTCAACCAGGCTAGCAGGGCTAGGGCATGCGGCATTCTTGTTCATGACAACAGCTCGAGATAGAGTTAGCTACATTTACCCAAATGTCAATTCTGCAGGGGCAGGATTACTTCTCTCCCACACATTTGTTCCAGATAGTACCAATCTCTCTGATGGAGGATATAACATGTGAGTTTACAATACAAGACAAATGATTTAGGTACTTCAATATTTAGTAAACATAGATATTGTTCTTTCCAAACAGAATTTTGTTCTGCAGGATATAATGTTTTTGGATGGCCCAAGTCTCCAAAGTAGCAGAAAAATGTACATGGATTAACCAGAAAGTACAGAGTGACTTACTATGTTATGATTTGTTTGATTAGGTATCATCAGATGCTTGATTGGTTGGGGAAACCATTTCGAAGCGTGCCAAGGCAACATGTGCCTCCTCTCAGAGTAGCCATTTCAAGGAAGCTGAAGGCAGTTGTAGAGGCAAAATATAGGAAAGCAGGAGCAGAGAAAGGAAGATATGTTGTAATTCATGGGATAAAATCGGATTCCAAGGCCTCAATGCAGTCTAAGGGGGATACTGATAGCTTGCTACCAATTGAAGTGTGGGCTGAAATAGCAGATTTTATAAGGTACTGAATTCATtatagaaaaaagagaaaggaaagaaaagaaaaaaactgctGTTTGAAATGCAAAGAGCATACATAACTCTGCTactcagccaaaaaaaaaaaaagagttaaaaagaCACTCTCATGTGGAAAGCATTGACATGAGATTGTATTTGTTAACAGGGGACCTAGGCCAGTTTTTGTTATTCCACAtgagaaagaaagggagaatGTGGAAGAACTTGTTGGAGATGATGCAAGCATTGTGTTCATCACAACTCCTGGCCAGgtaactttttcttctttcacttgCTCTTGTGTAGAAAAACTAGTGTacgaaaagataaaaagaaaaagcaaacgTCAGCAAAAATGCGTAAAATGGTAGAAAACTTATCTGGGTATACTAGAAAGGAAACCACCCgatgtggtagtgaaaatcacTATTGATATCTTATATACAGATTAACCCGTCTAAAATTCAATGACGGTTTTCACTTCCACATCAAGGAGTAAGCACTTAGAATTTAGCAatacatgtagcatttctcttcatGAAAATGCCTTCTCTCGCACGGTGATTTTGCATGTTATGTTTAGAACATACAGCAATAGTATAAATTTTCTACGAAAAGATGAAGAATGATAATGCTAGATGATTAAAAACATGGAGCATTTTCAAGTTCCAATACTGTCACTTGATTCTGCTGGGGTTTCCTCTGCTTCAGCTGGCAGCCCTTATCAATGACTCAGCTGGGGTGATTGCTACAAACACAGCAGCTATccaacttgcaagtgcacgggAAAAACCCAGGTAATTCATTTCATCTGACAAATAAACTCAGATAAGTTTAGATAGAAGTTAAAAAGGCACAAGTTTGAAATGGTTACACATATTTGCTGCAGCATCGCATTGTTTTGCTCTGAAGAAAAGGGGAAACTATTTGTTCCTAATGCAGAAGAGAAGAAATGTGTTATTGTTTCCTCCAAGACAGGAAAATTAATAGATATTGACATTCAAGCTGTTAAGAAAGTACTTCAAATTTTTGATGTGTCCCTAGCTCTAgcctagaagaagaagagggtcacttcctttttttcattttataatttttttttttttactttttatggtttttgttattgttgctGCTATTTTGGAATTGTTTCCATTTCAATTGTATAGAAGAATATCAAATTTTCTGCAAATTGTTCTGGCTAAACATACCTTTCCCCAAATTTATCAtggataaaatttatttaacacAATTTAGTTTGAACTACCCTGCCGCCGAATATGTGAAACATAATATTTCATTTTAGAGTCTGTTTGTGTATgtgtttgagaggcttaaaagtcCGTGTAATACtcaaaagtccgtttgaaaataaagtacccgtttggtaaaagaaattgaaagcgtttttaagagtccaaaatgcacaaaaattgctaaaacacacttttgccaaaagcttaaaaataacgtttttttacttaaaatctCTAGCCCATCTTCGGGAGCTTTTACAAGAAATTAACTAAATTTGAAGTCAGCCTCTTGGTAATGTTGCCACAATTGCTAGACGCAAATGTTTCTACACAAAAGCCTTGTTGAAGTGACAAGTACCCTCTCCATTTTTAATGCAatgataatatttattttatggttagaATTTAAAGTTGATATATTTAACGATGTACATGATACAATatcatttaaactttttaaaacaGGTGCTAGCATTGACTTTATGTACACTGTTAAATGCACAAACTTTAAATGTTTTTCATGAAAAGATCATTGTTTTGTTGTTGAAATACCTGTGCATTCCCCGAAGGGTTTCCAAAGGCcacaaatttaattttagagaTGGTTGCCACTCCTTCACGTGGCAATTCTAATGCCTTCCCTCATAAAAAAGCACAACATTTAATTCCTAGGAAAGTCAATTTCCAAATAGCTTTCACCTagtttttcaaagaaaaaaagtacgcagaaagtatataagagaaatgcCCTGATAAGGAAGAAAAGTCCAAAATATCAGGTGTCGGCTCTTTTTAttaagaagaaagagaaagagaaagagaagcaaagagctgaaagaaaagaaacacctCTAGACAATCTACCTTGGACAATCTGAGGAACAGTTAGTTCTTCCATGATCAAATCATGAGACTAGCTTTGCCCGAGTGGCTAGATCTTCCTTTGATTCTACATATATCATGAAGGCATAGCCGAGTGACCAGAGGAGAATGTATTGCAAGGGCACCCAAGAAAGACATGCAAGAAGACTCATAACGCTTCCTACGTACTGAGGATCTCTAATAACCCCAAAAGGGAATTCTGTCACCCAGGGAATGTTCTTTCCAAAGCGAACTCCATAGTAAGTTCCAGATTCACCAAGCAACTGAAACACCCTGTAATTTGACAGTTTTAGTACACCAACTAAGAGATAGATAGTAAAAAACAACACAGCAAACAAAGGCAATAATCCGAACCACAAATTTATTCATGGAAAGCACATAAATTACCAGCTAAATTTCTAAGTAGTTTAGAAAATATTTAAGATATCACCACTGGAGCATAAGCAATTGACATTTTATCTGAAAGTAAACAGTGGTCCTCCAAAATGAAGACAGAGCATtcgttttttttccttttactgTTGTGAGTATGAGTTTCTAGAAAATAGCCGTTATGCATGCTCTTGTCATTCCGTAGTATGCAACACTTTAGTGAAAGCTATAAGAACAAAGTAATTAAATCCTTCGTAGGAGTTACAAGCATGATCTAACAGTTCTCATGGTTTTCTTCTCTAGTTTTACTTCTGGTTGAAACAAATTAAGCCTTagataaactattttttaatgaagCTCAGTTTCCAACAAATAACAGTAGCCAGAGAAGTGTGGAGCCTACCAAGCTCATGCAGACTTCTATGTTATATCTGTTAAGATTAgtccaattttgttttttgataaataagatTAATTCAGTGCTTTCAATATGCTCCTATTAACAAACTCATTCTGCCAGTTCGTAAAACCATAATCATCATGGGAAGCAAATGACCTGCTGCTACATGAGATGCCACAAACTTCTGATCTGAGGCAAAGAAAAAAGGACAAGACATTGTCAAAAAGTTTCTTTGACTATTGCAAATTTCCTTTAGCAATCTAGGAAGGGAATCCTCAACCCTAATACATAGATATGGCTATCGTTTAAAGGTGATTCGCCCTTATAATCCTTAGTCATTCTTATTACACAGCTCAATAGCCACAATCCCCTGCCAAAGGCTGGCTttgcattttgaaattttaaaccCACCTGATCCCTCAGTCCCCCAAGATGGAATTTCCTCCACCCTACAAAGAAAACAAGTACTTGCTCCAGAAACTATCTAGTAATTCATAAAATTTACAACCAATAAATGCTACTTCTGCTCTTCAAATTGAAGCAGTGCCAAACCTGACGACCTACAGGTTCTTCCCCTTctccttaacttttttttttttttttctaattcctGTGTGCTTTTCTCCTTCCTTCAGTGCCTGGGATCACATAACTGTAACTATTGCATTCTCAGCTGGGATTCAGATGATTCAACCCCTAAGCCCCACACACAGTTCTCAGACAAGGGGATGAAGAACCAACTCTATGATGGAAACCCACACGACAATCAAGTAAATTGATTGAAGAAAGTGCTTCACTTAGGGTGGGAGGCAAAACCACAATCAATGTTTTTGATAAAATGACCAAACAGATCAAGTGCACTTcgttatataaaaaattcaccCGATCCATATTCAACTACTTGAAGATAATAACTCAAATCAAAGAGAACAAATCCTAACAACCTCATCCCACTCTCTGTTTTGATGATAACAAAATAGAGCACATATTATCTTAACCTATCGAATATAACAGGACACCAAGTAAACTAACGCCCCTTACCACTAACAACAATAAGAAATCCAATTGAACTAACACTCTAGCCTCCTTATCTTCATCTTATCTGGTACTTAGGATTAGGCTCCTATCACATTGCCTGCAGGCTTGTCTTCGACTTCTGCTCCCCCCCCACCAAATCCCTTCGTTAaagttctttctttcttttctttttttccttattattgTCCATAAATTGATCTCCATTCCATTTTTGTATGAGTCTAATTTACAAGGATACTAACACACACGCCggtgtttgaagaaattaatgTGTGCACTTGGTGCATCAATATGAACCTAACATCAGTaccatttctcaaatttgaaggGCAATTCAATTAGAGCCTGGGAATTGTAACAGTATGACATACATTCTAGAGGGGCATGGCTGCATTTGCTCTGAACCTTTAGGTCTCTGCTAAAAACAGTTTATGGATCAGTACTAACTAACAATCAAGGAAGTAAATCATTTTATCAATAACCATATGCGCTGGAAAAGGAGATCATCCCAATGGCTAGTTGACACCAATTATCCAAGCTCTAAGTACAGAAATCATTTTTGGATGTTATAAACACATAAGAGACTTGTGGCATGCCTCTCCCAATCTTTTAATGCTTTAAATCTTTCACTGATTCTATTGACATCTACATTAATGAACTAATGGAACTAATGAAAGCATGCAAAACAATTAACAAGATACAAGcctattatataataattacaCTTGGTGACACTTCTATTCTTCAAAAATACAAGGCACCGTAAGGACAAGAATTACACAGTACATTGTTTGCAAAAACCAAACATAAGATGATTTTCTAAAGAGACGTCAAAGATAGGACATAaatattatccaaaaataaCACATTCATAATTCTAAGTTAACCCCAGAACCAAAATTTGACAGGTGCACCTAACAAACATCCCAATGTCCCATCTCACACACAAACACACGCACGCACATGAATATTGCATAAAGACAGGAAAGGACGGACCTGAAGTTGAGGAACTGGCCAAAGGCGAGGAGGGGCCAGAAGTAGAGAGGGGGAGGCCAAGAGAGGGAGGACACAGAGAAGAGTGAGACCAACTGAACCAGCTTCAGCAAATGGGAGACGTGGGCCATCACCTTTGATGGGTCCCGCCCCTTCCCACACAGGTCCACCCACGACTGCGGTCTGGTCCAAAGCAAGTAGTAAAATGGGAACGGCACCAAAACCCCAACCGCGGCTGCTATCCCCATTTGTTTGAGTGTTTTCCCTTTCACTTTCTCGGGAAGAAAATATCTGTTCCCCCCTGCCTGCGTGTTTGCGTGTGTCTGACAGTCTGAGTCtctgagagatagagagagagactctTGCCCAGGCTATGGTTTTtggattttgggcttaaagcaatTTATTGTGGCTTTAGAAATGTATTGGGCCAGGGCATATATGTGATAAATCATACATTGCTATGGTGGCATGCGAATTTTGCTTTTGTTAttggaaaaattataaaatcagTACTTGTAGTACACTAATTTGCAATAAATTctttatgttataaaaataatctGAAAGCTTCATGTACTACGCAAAACTAACAAATAAATCTTTACTATCAAATTCTGTCTAAATTGTTGACCGATTATGTTAGTATGCCACGTATAAATCTAAATTATATAATGACTCGTGTCGGGATATGTCTTTTCGGGttttgggtgtgtttgagaCAAGTTGAAATCGATTA
It contains:
- the LOC132188483 gene encoding phosphatidyl-N-methylethanolamine N-methyltransferase, with the protein product MGIAAAVGVLVPFPFYYLLWTRPQSWVDLCGKGRDPSKVMAHVSHLLKLVQLVSLFSVSSLSWPPPLYFWPLLAFGQFLNFRVFQLLGESGTYYGVRFGKNIPWVTEFPFGVIRDPQYVGSVMSLLACLSWVPLQYILLWSLGYAFMIYVESKEDLATRAKLVS
- the LOC132188481 gene encoding photosynthetic NDH subunit of subcomplex B 1, chloroplastic, whose product is MATTSLIPKVPLSPFLTNPASFPSLHSTKLSFLHPPDHPHCGKRPISSLNAQHKKKNSWLDPFDDGEDPEMEYGGLFNDGKQEEDDRPPDNPNSPYGFLKFPAGYNVEIASLALKVRGDVRRCCCMVSGGVYENLLFFPAIQLIKDRYPGVQVDVLASARGKQAYEMNKNVRWANVYDPDDDYPEPAEYTDMVGLLKNRYYDMVLSTRLAGLGHAAFLFMTTARDRVSYIYPNVNSAGAGLLLSHTFVPDSTNLSDGGYNMYHQMLDWLGKPFRSVPRQHVPPLRVAISRKLKAVVEAKYRKAGAEKGRYVVIHGIKSDSKASMQSKGDTDSLLPIEVWAEIADFIRGPRPVFVIPHEKERENVEELVGDDASIVFITTPGQLAALINDSAGVIATNTAAIQLASAREKPSIALFCSEEKGKLFVPNAEEKKCVIVSSKTGKLIDIDIQAVKKVLQIFDVSLALA